In Prosthecochloris sp. GSB1, the following proteins share a genomic window:
- the metF gene encoding methylenetetrahydrofolate reductase [NAD(P)H] produces MLVKEILASTSEPVFSFEFFPPKKHEDWEKLFRTISELIPYNPSYVSVTYGAGGSTRTRTHDLVTRIQKETGLTVVSHLTCICSEKKEIGEILDNYRKHGITNVLALRGDLPPGVDSYAEATKDFPHAIDLVHFIVENFPDIGIGVAGFPEGHPETPNRLKEIEYLREKVDAGADYIVTQLFFDNRDFFDFAERCSLAGIDVPIVPGIMPVTTKKGLIRMSELALGARIPSKLLRQVLEAENDEEVAKIGIEWATAQAQEMIDNHIGGIHFYTLNNAEATRRIFENISTARTA; encoded by the coding sequence ATGTTAGTTAAAGAGATTCTCGCCTCCACGAGCGAACCCGTTTTCAGTTTCGAATTCTTCCCTCCGAAAAAGCATGAAGACTGGGAGAAACTTTTCCGCACCATCTCGGAACTCATCCCCTACAACCCCTCGTATGTCAGCGTAACCTATGGCGCGGGAGGATCGACGCGCACCCGGACGCACGATCTCGTCACGAGGATACAGAAGGAAACCGGTCTCACGGTAGTGTCCCACCTGACCTGTATCTGTTCGGAAAAAAAGGAGATCGGCGAGATTCTCGATAATTACCGGAAGCACGGCATCACGAACGTGCTCGCGCTCAGGGGCGACCTTCCTCCGGGAGTCGACTCCTACGCCGAAGCGACGAAAGACTTCCCGCACGCCATCGATCTCGTGCACTTCATTGTCGAGAACTTTCCCGACATAGGCATCGGCGTCGCCGGTTTCCCGGAAGGTCATCCGGAAACGCCGAACAGGCTCAAGGAAATCGAGTATCTCAGGGAGAAAGTGGACGCCGGCGCCGATTACATCGTCACCCAGCTCTTTTTCGACAACAGGGATTTCTTCGACTTCGCCGAACGCTGCTCGCTGGCGGGCATCGACGTGCCGATCGTTCCCGGCATCATGCCGGTAACCACGAAAAAAGGCCTGATCAGGATGTCCGAACTGGCGCTCGGGGCGAGAATTCCCTCGAAGCTGCTCCGACAGGTGCTCGAAGCGGAAAACGACGAGGAGGTGGCGAAGATCGGCATCGAATGGGCTACCGCGCAGGCTCAGGAAATGATCGACAACCACATCGGGGGCATTCATTTCTACACGCTCAACAACGCGGAAGCCACCCGCAGGATCTTCGAGAACATCTCGACGGCGCGAACCGCCTGA
- the lysA gene encoding diaminopimelate decarboxylase, producing MFDGKFFPYRDETLCCEGVSLEKLAGEYGTPLYVTSRNSLVSQYKAFEEAFSDLDHFTCYSVKANFNIHVIRTLAAEGCGCDVNSGGELYRALQAGVSAEKIIMAGVGKTEADIEYALRTGILMLKAESLSELRLINRIAVRSGLRARVGVRVNPNVTAETHPYITTGDSKEKFGIDEADLGEVFSLLKGMESLELTAIDMHIGSQIFDPEFYQAAAEKLLEVLTAARSAGFSIRYFDIGGGFPVTYEPQKPAPSIGHFASVLVPLLEKTGTTIIFEPGRFIAANSTVLLTRVVYRKRNHAGKEFVIVDAGMTELIRPALYQSHHEIVAVGQHGSTMVADVVGPVCESGDFFAKGRSIDAVGEGELLAVLSSGAYSSVMASNYNGRPRPAEVMVDGDRAILIRKRETYEQLVQNEMF from the coding sequence GTGTTTGACGGTAAATTTTTCCCTTATCGCGACGAAACGCTCTGCTGCGAAGGAGTATCGCTCGAAAAACTGGCGGGTGAGTACGGCACGCCGCTCTACGTGACCAGCCGGAACAGTCTCGTGAGTCAGTACAAGGCCTTCGAGGAGGCTTTTTCGGACCTCGACCATTTCACCTGCTATTCGGTGAAAGCCAATTTCAATATTCATGTGATCAGGACGCTCGCCGCCGAAGGTTGCGGTTGTGACGTCAATTCCGGCGGTGAACTCTATCGCGCTTTGCAGGCGGGCGTTTCAGCGGAAAAAATAATCATGGCGGGCGTCGGCAAGACCGAGGCCGATATCGAATACGCGCTGCGGACGGGTATTCTCATGCTCAAGGCGGAGTCACTGTCCGAACTGCGGCTTATCAACAGGATCGCGGTGCGATCCGGTCTGCGGGCGCGGGTCGGCGTCAGGGTCAATCCGAACGTTACCGCCGAGACCCACCCCTACATTACCACAGGAGACAGCAAGGAGAAATTCGGGATCGACGAGGCGGATCTCGGTGAAGTCTTTTCCCTGCTCAAGGGAATGGAGAGCCTCGAACTGACAGCCATAGACATGCACATAGGCTCGCAGATTTTCGATCCCGAGTTCTACCAGGCCGCCGCGGAAAAACTGCTCGAGGTGCTCACTGCAGCCCGTTCCGCCGGTTTCAGCATCAGGTATTTCGATATCGGGGGAGGGTTCCCTGTAACCTACGAGCCGCAGAAACCGGCGCCTTCGATCGGCCATTTCGCATCGGTTCTCGTTCCCCTGCTCGAAAAAACCGGCACGACGATAATCTTCGAGCCGGGCAGATTCATCGCCGCAAACTCCACGGTGCTCCTCACCAGAGTGGTTTACAGGAAACGCAACCATGCAGGGAAGGAATTCGTTATCGTCGACGCCGGCATGACGGAACTCATCCGGCCGGCCCTCTACCAGTCTCACCACGAAATCGTGGCTGTTGGCCAGCACGGCTCCACGATGGTCGCTGATGTCGTGGGTCCTGTCTGCGAGTCGGGAGACTTTTTCGCCAAGGGACGTTCGATCGACGCGGTAGGGGAGGGCGAGTTGCTCGCAGTGCTTTCCTCGGGGGCTTACAGTTCCGTCATGGCAAGCAACTACAACGGACGTCCTCGTCCCGCCGAGGTCATGGTGGACGGCGACAGGGCCATTCTCATCAGAAAACGAGAAACCTACGAGCAGCTCGTTCAGAACGAAATGTTCTGA
- the rpmG gene encoding 50S ribosomal protein L33, which translates to MAKKENRVIITLECTEARKEGLTPSRYTTTKNKKNNTERLVLKKYNPNLKKHTLHKEIK; encoded by the coding sequence ATGGCAAAAAAAGAAAACAGGGTTATCATCACCCTCGAATGCACGGAAGCCAGGAAAGAAGGGCTGACACCTTCGCGCTACACCACCACGAAAAACAAGAAAAACAACACCGAGCGCCTGGTCCTCAAGAAGTACAACCCGAATCTCAAAAAGCATACGCTGCATAAAGAAATCAAGTAA